The following proteins come from a genomic window of Microbacterium sp. SY138:
- a CDS encoding NAD(P)/FAD-dependent oxidoreductase has protein sequence MAQATIIGSGPNGLAAAVTLARAGYRVRVLEGADTIGGGVRTRESTLPGFRHDLCSAVHPAALSSPFFQAFGLDRRIEWIRPDASYAHPLDDGRAAIAWRDIERTAADLGVDGSAWTSRLRPLSSHIDGVVDFTGNQLLRIPRDPLTAARFAIRMLDQGTPLAARAFRTEEAAALISGVVAHANSPQPSLAGAAAGLLLAALGHAGGWPYPRGGAQRIADAMVADIEQHGGTIEAGTPVSDLGALDWGDPQQDDLLLLNTSPRLALTHPDVPAGYARALRSYRYGPGAAKVDFALDGPIPWTNADVAAAPTVHLGGTRAEVWASENAVAAGRVDERPYVLAVQPSVLDDSRAPAGKAVLWAYIHVPPGSDLDPTELITAQVERFAPGFRDLVLAHHAVPASSREAINPTEIGGDISGGVFDMRQALRRPVLSPSPWRTPMRGVYLASASTPPGPSVNGMAGWHAARTALRDAGEPATLTDLFG, from the coding sequence ATGGCCCAGGCGACGATCATCGGCTCCGGCCCGAACGGGCTCGCTGCCGCAGTGACGCTCGCGCGCGCCGGCTATCGGGTGCGAGTTCTGGAGGGCGCCGACACCATCGGCGGCGGGGTGCGCACACGCGAATCCACGCTTCCGGGGTTCCGGCACGACCTCTGCTCCGCCGTGCATCCGGCCGCCCTCTCCTCCCCGTTCTTCCAGGCGTTCGGCCTCGACCGGCGGATCGAGTGGATCCGTCCCGACGCCTCGTACGCGCATCCGCTCGATGACGGGCGCGCAGCGATCGCCTGGCGCGACATCGAGCGCACGGCGGCGGACCTCGGAGTCGACGGATCCGCCTGGACCTCGCGTCTGCGTCCGCTCAGCAGCCACATCGACGGCGTGGTCGACTTCACCGGCAACCAGCTGCTCCGCATCCCCCGCGATCCGTTGACCGCCGCGCGCTTCGCGATCCGGATGCTGGACCAGGGCACTCCCCTGGCGGCTCGCGCCTTCCGCACGGAGGAGGCGGCGGCGCTCATCTCCGGGGTGGTCGCGCACGCCAACTCGCCGCAGCCCTCCCTCGCGGGTGCGGCGGCCGGGCTGCTGCTGGCCGCGCTCGGACACGCAGGCGGCTGGCCGTACCCGCGCGGAGGTGCGCAGCGCATCGCCGACGCGATGGTCGCCGACATCGAGCAGCACGGCGGAACGATCGAGGCGGGCACCCCCGTCTCCGATCTCGGCGCCCTGGACTGGGGCGACCCGCAGCAGGACGACCTGCTGCTGCTCAACACCTCGCCGCGCCTCGCCCTCACGCATCCCGACGTGCCCGCCGGCTACGCACGGGCCCTCCGCTCGTACCGGTACGGGCCCGGAGCCGCGAAGGTCGACTTCGCCCTCGACGGCCCGATCCCGTGGACGAACGCCGACGTGGCAGCGGCGCCGACCGTGCATCTGGGCGGCACCCGTGCCGAGGTGTGGGCGAGTGAGAACGCCGTCGCCGCCGGACGCGTGGATGAGCGCCCGTACGTGCTCGCCGTGCAGCCATCGGTACTGGACGACTCACGCGCCCCCGCGGGGAAGGCCGTGCTCTGGGCGTACATCCACGTGCCCCCGGGCTCGGACCTCGACCCGACCGAGCTGATCACCGCCCAGGTCGAGCGCTTCGCTCCGGGCTTCCGCGACCTCGTCCTCGCGCACCACGCCGTCCCGGCGTCGTCGCGCGAGGCGATCAACCCCACGGAGATCGGTGGCGACATCTCCGGTGGCGTCTTCGACATGCGCCAGGCGCTCCGGCGCCCGGTTCTCTCCCCCTCCCCGTGGCGCACGCCGATGCGTGGCGTGTACCTGGCGTCCGCCTCGACACCCCCCGGCCCCTCCGTGAACGGGATGGCCGGTTGGCATGCCGCCCGCACGGCGCTGCGGGATGCCGGAGAACCCGCCACCTTGACCGACCTCTTCGGCTGA
- a CDS encoding GNAT family N-acetyltransferase, whose protein sequence is MSAEAGSGLDRPSIRLADLTGPDALEVGAAVRAYLLQTEREKSLQEHGSERDPAVPLPDRYLREVDDPADAYAAHRVRVAQFDERIVGVVVLSVHDGVAEIKRLWAQPDVRGRGVGSALLDAAVADAVDLGASQVRLSVWEWRDGPVRLYESRCFERVPSWDDRERLVCMARVV, encoded by the coding sequence GTGAGCGCCGAGGCGGGATCCGGGCTCGACCGACCGTCGATCCGGCTCGCCGACCTGACCGGACCCGACGCACTCGAGGTCGGTGCGGCTGTGCGTGCGTATCTGCTGCAGACCGAGCGGGAGAAGAGTCTGCAGGAACACGGATCCGAGCGCGATCCCGCCGTGCCGCTACCCGACCGCTATCTCCGCGAGGTCGATGACCCGGCCGACGCGTACGCCGCGCATCGAGTGCGGGTCGCGCAGTTCGACGAACGCATCGTCGGGGTCGTGGTGCTGTCCGTGCACGACGGTGTGGCGGAGATCAAGCGATTGTGGGCGCAGCCCGACGTGCGCGGCCGCGGGGTGGGTTCGGCGCTGTTGGACGCGGCGGTGGCCGATGCGGTCGATCTCGGTGCGTCGCAGGTGCGGCTGTCGGTGTGGGAATGGCGGGACGGCCCCGTGCGTCTCTACGAATCGCGATGCTTCGAGCGGGTGCCCTCATGGGACGATCGCGAACGCCTCGTATGCATGGCGCGCGTGGTCTGA
- a CDS encoding helix-turn-helix transcriptional regulator gives MSNTRQSSRMVDLNLVDFDSLAALPMEGAYRFAHAETSPRHAHPLGHLVHAASGVLSLLTDEGAWIAPSTRMAWVPAGAEHRHRAHGRTDMRIVHLTDELATLLPASPAVLVATPLAREAVLALTSDRTRSDEALDHLRRVVVDEVVTAPEQPLHLPEPHDPRLRRAARIVEDDLALPVPLGELGARTGTAERTLSRLFQQETGMGYRQWRLQLRVHRALVLLADGATVTDTASACGWATTSQFIEQFTPLVGMTPGRYRLSQPTA, from the coding sequence ATGTCGAATACCCGCCAATCCTCGCGAATGGTCGACCTGAATCTGGTCGACTTCGATTCCCTCGCGGCCCTGCCCATGGAGGGGGCCTACCGGTTCGCGCACGCCGAGACCTCCCCCCGCCACGCCCACCCGCTCGGACACCTGGTGCATGCCGCTTCCGGAGTGCTGTCGCTGCTCACCGACGAAGGCGCCTGGATCGCGCCGTCGACCCGCATGGCCTGGGTGCCCGCCGGCGCCGAGCATCGTCATCGCGCGCACGGGCGCACGGACATGCGCATCGTCCATCTGACCGACGAGCTCGCCACATTGCTCCCTGCCTCCCCTGCGGTGCTTGTCGCGACGCCACTCGCGCGCGAAGCCGTGCTGGCGTTGACGTCCGACCGCACACGCAGCGACGAAGCCCTGGACCACCTGCGCCGCGTGGTCGTCGACGAAGTCGTGACCGCGCCCGAGCAGCCACTCCATCTCCCGGAGCCCCACGATCCGCGCCTGCGCCGTGCCGCACGCATCGTCGAGGATGACCTCGCCCTGCCCGTGCCGCTCGGGGAACTCGGCGCACGCACCGGCACCGCCGAGCGGACGCTGAGCCGCCTGTTCCAACAGGAGACCGGCATGGGATACCGGCAGTGGCGCCTGCAACTGCGCGTGCATCGGGCACTCGTCCTGCTCGCCGACGGCGCCACGGTGACCGACACGGCCTCCGCATGCGGGTGGGCCACGACCAGTCAGTTCATCGAGCAGTTCACACCGCTCGTCGGGATGACCCCCGGCCGATACCGGCTGTCACAACCGACCGCGTGA
- a CDS encoding MFS transporter encodes MTTMQEPFDTAPTPLTTPSTRRGGILTGIYVGTGLLLIALNLRMGVASVGPVLPAIEQDLGTPAAAAGLLTTIPVFAFGAFAFMTPALTRWIGLHRLLALTMVVVALGIGVRLLPSPVALFGGTVLVGAGIAVANVCMPAVIKQDFAHRLGLMMGLYSTSLFLGAAAAAAFTVPFMIALDGSWRGALGVWAIPAALALVIWLPRAMRRVVSSPAVAGVPVDAITEPLDEPRMSALLGNPVAWAVTAFMGLQSLSYYAALTWIPTMLQDGGVSVSDAGVLLSYSSFPGIAAALLVPTMMRRMRPTWLPVVLSALLCAAGLIGLLVAPGGAAPWLWMTLLGLGQGAAISLSLTYIVLRAPDARHTAHLSTMAQGVGYLLAGFGPLGLGILHAAVGGWVVPVLALVLLLAVQAVAGSAASRERHVSARRR; translated from the coding sequence ATGACCACGATGCAGGAACCGTTCGACACCGCGCCGACCCCGTTGACCACGCCGTCCACCCGGCGCGGCGGCATCCTCACCGGGATCTACGTGGGCACCGGCCTGCTGCTGATCGCGCTGAACCTGCGCATGGGCGTCGCTTCCGTCGGACCCGTCCTCCCCGCGATCGAGCAGGACCTGGGGACCCCTGCAGCCGCGGCAGGGCTCCTGACGACGATCCCCGTGTTCGCCTTCGGCGCCTTCGCGTTCATGACGCCCGCGCTGACACGCTGGATCGGACTGCATCGGCTGCTTGCGCTGACGATGGTCGTGGTGGCACTCGGCATCGGCGTCCGCCTGCTTCCCTCACCCGTGGCTCTCTTCGGCGGCACGGTGTTGGTGGGGGCGGGCATCGCGGTCGCGAACGTCTGCATGCCCGCCGTGATCAAGCAGGACTTCGCGCACCGTCTCGGTCTGATGATGGGGCTGTACTCCACATCGCTGTTCCTGGGTGCCGCCGCGGCGGCCGCATTCACGGTGCCGTTCATGATCGCCCTGGACGGGTCGTGGCGTGGCGCGCTGGGGGTCTGGGCGATTCCCGCCGCACTCGCCCTGGTGATCTGGCTGCCTCGGGCGATGCGTCGGGTCGTCAGCTCCCCGGCCGTGGCGGGTGTTCCCGTCGATGCGATCACGGAGCCCCTCGACGAGCCGCGGATGTCGGCGCTGTTGGGGAACCCGGTCGCGTGGGCGGTCACCGCGTTCATGGGGTTGCAGAGCCTGAGCTACTACGCGGCCCTGACCTGGATTCCGACGATGCTGCAGGACGGCGGGGTCTCGGTGTCGGATGCCGGGGTGCTGCTGTCGTACTCCAGTTTTCCCGGGATCGCGGCGGCGCTCCTCGTGCCGACGATGATGCGCCGCATGCGGCCGACGTGGCTCCCCGTCGTGCTCTCCGCGCTGCTCTGCGCGGCGGGGCTGATCGGCCTCCTCGTCGCGCCCGGTGGAGCCGCGCCCTGGCTCTGGATGACGCTGCTCGGTCTCGGGCAGGGGGCCGCCATCTCGCTGTCGCTGACGTACATCGTGCTCCGCGCGCCGGATGCGAGGCACACGGCGCACCTGTCGACGATGGCGCAGGGAGTCGGCTACCTGCTGGCCGGCTTCGGTCCGCTCGGCCTCGGCATCCTGCACGCCGCGGTCGGTGGGTGGGTCGTCCCGGTCCTGGCGCTCGTGCTGCTCCTCGCGGTGCAGGCGGTCGCGGGGTCGGCGGCGAGTCGAGAGCGCCACGTGAGCGCCCGACGCCGGTGA
- a CDS encoding acyl-CoA dehydrogenase family protein, which produces MSTAASPFPGERVSSYDITGRQDSDYYAVFTDIPAADREAWDRAKAYVDEVAPQMADAWDRAEYPLDAARRMGEMDLVVDGVQHPSLTSLSPLAAGLVNMEISRGDGSLGTILAVQGGLALRTLALFGSPAQQEKWLTGLADGSVLGSFALTEPDHGSDSVSLETVARRDGDGWILRGTKKWIGNGASGGITFVWARIDDEGAEEHGAVRCFLVEQETPGYTGSVIRGKASLRAIHQAHIVLDDVRVPLDAVLPGTKSFKDASIVLYATRSGVAWSALGHATACYEAALAYATQRVQFGKPLAKFQMVQERLTHMLEDLTAMQLYCRRMADLETAGELRPTQASLAKFHNTRAARRIASTARDLLGGNGILLENGVMQHMADIEAIHTYEGTESVQALLLGRDITGMSAFA; this is translated from the coding sequence ATGAGCACTGCAGCCTCCCCCTTCCCCGGCGAGCGCGTCTCGTCGTACGACATCACCGGACGTCAGGACAGCGACTACTACGCCGTCTTCACCGACATCCCCGCCGCCGATCGGGAGGCGTGGGACCGCGCGAAGGCCTACGTCGACGAGGTCGCCCCGCAGATGGCCGACGCCTGGGACCGTGCGGAGTATCCGCTCGATGCCGCGCGTCGGATGGGCGAGATGGACCTCGTCGTCGACGGGGTGCAGCACCCGTCGCTCACGAGCCTGTCGCCACTGGCCGCAGGACTGGTGAACATGGAGATCTCCCGCGGCGACGGCTCCCTGGGCACGATCCTCGCGGTGCAGGGCGGACTCGCCCTGCGCACCCTGGCCCTGTTCGGCTCCCCCGCGCAGCAGGAGAAGTGGCTGACGGGCCTCGCCGACGGCTCGGTGCTGGGATCGTTCGCCCTGACCGAGCCCGATCACGGTTCCGACTCCGTCTCGCTGGAGACCGTGGCCCGCCGCGACGGCGACGGCTGGATCCTCCGCGGAACGAAGAAGTGGATCGGCAACGGCGCCTCCGGCGGCATCACCTTCGTCTGGGCGCGCATCGACGACGAGGGCGCCGAAGAGCATGGCGCCGTGCGCTGCTTCCTCGTGGAGCAGGAGACCCCGGGCTACACAGGCAGCGTCATCCGCGGAAAGGCCTCGCTGCGCGCGATCCACCAGGCACACATCGTGCTCGACGACGTGCGGGTGCCCCTCGATGCGGTGCTGCCGGGGACCAAGAGCTTCAAGGACGCCTCGATCGTGCTGTACGCGACCCGTTCCGGTGTCGCCTGGTCGGCGCTCGGACACGCGACCGCCTGCTACGAGGCCGCCCTCGCCTACGCCACCCAGCGGGTGCAGTTCGGAAAGCCCCTCGCCAAATTCCAGATGGTCCAGGAGCGTCTGACCCACATGCTCGAAGACCTCACCGCCATGCAGCTGTACTGCCGGCGGATGGCAGACCTCGAGACCGCCGGTGAACTGCGCCCGACCCAGGCCTCGCTGGCGAAGTTCCACAACACGCGTGCCGCGCGCCGCATCGCCTCGACCGCCCGCGATCTGCTCGGCGGCAACGGCATCCTGCTCGAGAACGGCGTAATGCAGCACATGGCCGACATCGAGGCCATCCACACCTACGAGGGAACCGAGAGCGTTCAGGCCCTGCTGCTCGGGCGCGACATCACCGGGATGAGCGCGTTCGCCTGA
- a CDS encoding TetR family transcriptional regulator, whose product MHESAELRTGVVAAALELFSAQGFDQTSVEQIAKAAGVSRSTFFRQFGGKEDVVFADHEVLLEQLREFLDEGHDDPWGAVCAASESVFAHFAHDPELARRRYQIVRQVPVLREREIITVFRYERLFDDYLRGALPGVDPLDAVGFAALVTAVHNHVLRQLLRGRKKVPLATLQTALADVRRRYGVAGEAATAPDDMVVAVFPRSMPIAEVSRRLQSQLD is encoded by the coding sequence ATGCACGAATCCGCAGAACTGCGCACCGGCGTCGTCGCCGCAGCGCTCGAACTCTTCAGCGCCCAGGGGTTCGACCAGACGTCGGTGGAGCAGATCGCCAAGGCCGCCGGCGTCTCCCGCTCGACCTTCTTCCGCCAGTTCGGCGGCAAGGAGGACGTGGTCTTCGCGGATCACGAGGTGCTTCTGGAACAGCTCAGGGAGTTCCTCGACGAGGGGCACGATGACCCGTGGGGCGCGGTGTGCGCGGCTTCGGAGTCGGTCTTCGCCCACTTCGCGCACGACCCGGAACTCGCCAGGCGCCGCTATCAGATCGTGCGACAGGTCCCCGTGCTGCGCGAGCGCGAGATCATCACGGTCTTCCGCTACGAGCGACTGTTCGACGACTACCTGCGCGGGGCACTCCCCGGCGTGGATCCCCTGGACGCGGTCGGCTTCGCCGCCTTGGTGACGGCCGTGCACAACCATGTGCTGCGCCAGCTGCTGCGTGGCCGCAAGAAGGTGCCGCTGGCGACACTGCAGACGGCGCTGGCCGACGTCCGCCGTCGCTACGGGGTTGCGGGCGAGGCGGCCACCGCCCCGGATGACATGGTGGTCGCGGTGTTCCCCCGGTCCATGCCGATCGCCGAGGTCAGCCGCAGGCTGCAGTCACAGCTCGACTAG
- a CDS encoding DUF2510 domain-containing protein, translated as MRDDGIPAGWFDTRRRGTRRWWDGTRWTSHISVRGRETTMAEDSASVRRQLLVCELVLGAVMIGAILIALWGSLPVVVVRPVIVATGTALVVMPFLITRQLRRVALPARRAGVPTRR; from the coding sequence GTGAGAGATGACGGGATTCCGGCCGGCTGGTTCGACACGCGGCGGCGCGGGACGCGGCGCTGGTGGGACGGCACGCGATGGACCTCGCACATCTCGGTGCGCGGGCGCGAGACGACCATGGCCGAGGACAGCGCATCGGTGCGCCGCCAGCTCCTCGTGTGCGAACTGGTGCTCGGTGCCGTCATGATCGGCGCGATCCTCATCGCCCTGTGGGGCTCGTTGCCGGTGGTCGTGGTGCGCCCCGTGATCGTCGCCACGGGCACGGCCCTGGTGGTCATGCCGTTCCTGATCACCCGACAGCTTCGACGGGTCGCCCTCCCCGCGCGTCGAGCCGGAGTGCCGACTCGACGCTGA
- the sucC gene encoding ADP-forming succinate--CoA ligase subunit beta, giving the protein MDLYEYQARDVFEKYGVPVLAGIVADTPEEVRAAAEKIGGVVVVKAQVKTGGRGKAGGVKVAKTPDEAYEAAKAILGLDIKGHIVKRVMVAQGARIAEEFYFSVLLDRANRSYLSLCSVEGGMEIEELAVERPEALARVEVNPLTGIDKEKAVEIARAANFPEDLIEKVSDVFVKLYDVYKGEDATLVEVNPLVRTEEGDIIALDGKVTLDDNASEIRHPEHEALEDKDAADPLEAKAKESGLNYVKLDGEVGIIGNGAGLVMSTLDVVAYAGENHNGVKPANFLDIGGGASAEVMAAGLDVILGDPQVKSVFVNVFGGITACDAVANGIKGALETLGATASKPLVVRLDGNRVDEGRAILAEYAHPLVTLAATMDEGADKAAELANA; this is encoded by the coding sequence GTGGATCTGTACGAGTACCAGGCACGAGACGTTTTCGAAAAGTACGGAGTGCCGGTCCTCGCCGGCATCGTCGCGGACACCCCTGAAGAGGTGAGGGCGGCTGCCGAGAAGATCGGCGGAGTGGTCGTCGTCAAGGCTCAGGTGAAGACCGGCGGCCGTGGAAAGGCGGGCGGCGTCAAGGTCGCCAAGACGCCCGACGAGGCGTACGAAGCAGCGAAGGCCATCCTCGGCCTCGACATCAAGGGCCACATCGTCAAGCGCGTCATGGTCGCGCAGGGTGCGCGCATCGCCGAGGAGTTCTACTTCTCCGTGCTGCTCGACCGCGCCAACCGCTCCTACCTGAGCCTCTGCTCGGTCGAGGGCGGCATGGAGATCGAAGAGCTCGCCGTCGAACGCCCCGAGGCGCTCGCACGCGTCGAGGTCAACCCGCTCACGGGCATCGACAAGGAGAAAGCCGTCGAGATCGCTCGCGCGGCGAACTTCCCCGAAGACCTCATCGAGAAGGTCTCCGATGTCTTCGTGAAGCTCTACGACGTGTACAAGGGCGAGGACGCGACGCTGGTCGAGGTCAACCCGCTGGTGCGCACCGAAGAGGGCGACATCATCGCGCTCGACGGCAAGGTCACGCTCGACGACAACGCCTCCGAGATCCGTCACCCCGAGCACGAAGCGCTCGAGGACAAGGATGCAGCCGACCCGCTCGAGGCCAAGGCCAAGGAGTCGGGCCTCAACTACGTGAAGCTCGACGGCGAGGTCGGGATCATCGGCAACGGCGCGGGTCTGGTCATGTCGACGCTCGACGTGGTCGCCTACGCGGGCGAGAACCACAACGGCGTGAAGCCTGCCAACTTCCTCGACATCGGCGGCGGCGCCTCGGCCGAGGTCATGGCCGCCGGCCTCGACGTCATCCTCGGCGACCCGCAGGTCAAGAGCGTGTTCGTCAACGTCTTCGGCGGCATCACGGCGTGCGACGCCGTCGCCAACGGCATCAAGGGTGCTCTCGAGACGCTGGGCGCCACGGCCTCCAAGCCGCTCGTCGTGCGCCTGGACGGCAACCGCGTCGACGAGGGTCGCGCGATCCTCGCCGAGTACGCACACCCGCTTGTGACCCTGGCCGCCACCATGGACGAGGGCGCCGACAAGGCCGCCGAGCTCGCCAACGCCTGA
- the sucD gene encoding succinate--CoA ligase subunit alpha, with the protein MSIYLNKDSKVIVQGITGGEGTKHTALMLKAGTQVVGGVNARKAGTTVSHTDKDGNAVELPVFASVAEAMKETGADVSIAFVPGAFTKDAMIEAIDAEIPLLVVITEGVPVGDSAEAWAYAQSKGNKTRIIGPNCPGIITPGEALVGITPANITGKGPIGLVSKSGTLTYQMMFELRDLGFSTAIGIGGDPVIGTTHIDALAAFEADPETKAIVMIGEIGGDAEERAADYIKANVTKPVVGYVAGFTAPEGKTMGHAGAIVSGSAGTAQAKKEALEAAGVKVGKTPSETADLMRAIIEAL; encoded by the coding sequence ATGTCGATCTACCTCAACAAGGACTCCAAGGTCATCGTCCAGGGCATCACCGGCGGTGAGGGCACCAAGCACACCGCACTGATGCTCAAGGCCGGCACCCAGGTCGTCGGTGGCGTCAACGCCCGCAAGGCCGGCACCACGGTCTCGCACACCGACAAGGACGGCAACGCCGTCGAGCTGCCCGTCTTCGCCTCGGTCGCCGAAGCCATGAAGGAGACCGGCGCCGACGTGTCGATCGCTTTCGTGCCCGGTGCGTTCACCAAGGACGCGATGATCGAGGCCATCGACGCCGAGATCCCCCTGCTCGTGGTCATCACCGAGGGCGTGCCCGTCGGCGACTCGGCCGAGGCCTGGGCCTACGCGCAGAGCAAGGGCAACAAGACCCGCATCATCGGCCCGAACTGCCCCGGCATCATCACGCCGGGCGAGGCGCTCGTGGGCATCACGCCCGCGAACATCACGGGCAAGGGACCGATCGGCCTCGTGTCGAAGTCGGGCACCCTGACCTACCAGATGATGTTCGAGCTGCGCGACCTGGGCTTCTCCACCGCCATCGGCATCGGCGGCGACCCGGTCATCGGCACCACGCACATCGACGCGCTCGCGGCGTTCGAGGCCGACCCCGAGACCAAGGCGATCGTGATGATCGGTGAGATCGGTGGCGACGCCGAGGAGCGTGCCGCCGACTACATCAAGGCGAACGTCACGAAGCCGGTCGTCGGCTACGTCGCGGGTTTCACGGCTCCCGAGGGCAAGACCATGGGTCACGCCGGTGCGATCGTCTCCGGTTCGGCCGGCACCGCTCAGGCGAAGAAGGAGGCACTCGAGGCCGCCGGCGTCAAGGTCGGCAAGACGCCGTCCGAGACGGCAGACCTGATGCGCGCGATCATCGAAGCGCTCTGA
- a CDS encoding DUF664 domain-containing protein → MHHRHRDDHPFDLRRDVDRRLLEYRELILASLEGLTEEEARSAPIPGAPSLLGVVRHTAYVEGVWFDERITGRPRAEIGLPVATANSWKVRRTDDIASVTAECRRISALADSNLTDRGLDDDVGENRRSLLAIYVHVLSELGWNTGQLDILRAAILAARRRAAGPTERA, encoded by the coding sequence GTGCATCACCGACACCGCGACGACCACCCGTTCGACCTGAGACGGGACGTCGACCGGCGCCTCCTCGAGTACCGGGAGCTCATTCTGGCCAGCCTCGAAGGCCTCACCGAAGAGGAGGCGCGGTCCGCGCCGATCCCCGGCGCTCCGAGTCTGCTGGGAGTCGTGCGTCACACGGCGTACGTGGAGGGCGTCTGGTTCGACGAGAGGATCACCGGGCGCCCCCGGGCCGAGATCGGCCTGCCGGTGGCCACCGCCAACTCCTGGAAAGTGCGGCGCACCGACGATATCGCCTCCGTCACGGCAGAGTGTCGACGCATCAGCGCCCTCGCTGACAGCAATCTGACCGATCGCGGGCTCGACGACGACGTCGGCGAGAACCGGCGCAGCCTGCTCGCGATCTACGTCCACGTGTTGAGTGAGCTGGGCTGGAACACCGGACAGCTCGACATCCTGAGGGCAGCGATCCTCGCTGCCCGCCGCCGAGCCGCCGGACCGACCGAACGGGCATGA
- a CDS encoding TetR family transcriptional regulator, whose protein sequence is MPRASAADAAETARRILETATTHFAAHGYATASVDEIARLAGVTRGAVYHHYTSKPLLFRDVAAAQQQSVADAIRDATEDSAPDAALRDGSHAFLDAITRGAASRVLLVDGPAVLGGEQWRRLDAEGPEQELRTGLREAGVSPALVDPLTAALSGAMNELALWLAAHPDDADARSEAHMALERILDAVVPLS, encoded by the coding sequence ATGCCCCGAGCATCCGCGGCCGACGCCGCCGAGACCGCGCGACGAATTCTCGAGACCGCCACGACCCACTTCGCCGCGCACGGGTACGCCACCGCATCCGTGGACGAGATCGCCCGCCTTGCCGGAGTCACACGAGGTGCGGTCTACCACCACTACACGTCGAAGCCGCTGCTCTTCCGCGACGTCGCGGCCGCCCAGCAGCAGTCCGTGGCCGACGCGATCCGCGACGCCACGGAAGACAGTGCTCCGGATGCCGCTCTCCGCGACGGCAGTCACGCGTTCCTCGACGCGATCACCCGGGGAGCGGCGTCACGCGTGCTGCTCGTCGACGGTCCCGCCGTGCTCGGCGGGGAGCAGTGGCGCCGACTCGACGCGGAGGGACCGGAGCAGGAGCTGCGCACGGGCCTACGCGAAGCCGGCGTCTCCCCCGCGCTCGTGGATCCGCTCACCGCCGCACTCTCCGGAGCGATGAACGAGCTCGCGCTGTGGCTCGCCGCGCACCCCGATGACGCCGACGCGCGGTCGGAAGCGCACATGGCACTCGAGCGCATCCTGGATGCCGTGGTCCCGCTTAGCTGA
- a CDS encoding VOC family protein: MRITSFYPVLMVEDVAASARFYREEFDFEVVFEADWYVSLRFDGGELAILDRSHETIPKGFREPVRGLLLNVEVPDAAAEHARLVGERGLSERLPLRDEAFGQRHFIVEAPGGVLIDVIEPIEPSPEFAAAYA, encoded by the coding sequence ATGCGGATCACGAGCTTCTACCCGGTGCTGATGGTCGAAGACGTCGCAGCGAGCGCGCGGTTCTATCGAGAGGAGTTCGACTTCGAGGTGGTGTTCGAGGCCGACTGGTACGTGAGCCTGCGCTTCGATGGCGGTGAGCTCGCGATCCTCGACCGTTCGCACGAGACCATCCCCAAGGGATTTCGTGAGCCCGTGCGCGGGCTGCTGCTCAACGTCGAGGTGCCGGATGCCGCTGCCGAGCATGCGCGCCTGGTGGGGGAGCGGGGTCTGTCGGAACGGCTGCCGCTCCGCGACGAGGCCTTCGGTCAGCGCCACTTCATCGTCGAGGCGCCCGGCGGTGTGCTGATCGACGTGATCGAGCCGATCGAGCCGTCGCCGGAGTTCGCCGCTGCCTACGCCTGA